In Flavobacteriales bacterium, one genomic interval encodes:
- a CDS encoding bifunctional molybdenum cofactor biosynthesis protein MoaC/MoaB has translation MIDITHKSTTLREAIAQATVTVSSTTTIDVVRAKKVPKGDVLEAARIAALFGVKRTSDMIPDCHPLPVEHTEVNFEVTDSSIIINVKVRTIYRTGVEVEAMHGASVAALTIYDMLKPIDKGITIDRIRLVEKKGGKSDWKDDFATPRKAAVLVCSDQVSAGKKKDTAGARLKERLEQLNLNVIEVATVPDDTDPIKAQVQQWAKLGVDLILTTGGTGLSPRDNTPDAIASILDREIPGIMETARAYGQDRMPLAIMSRGIAGMIGRTLVITLPGSTRGAQETMDALFPFVLHVLKVQEHAFRHGQ, from the coding sequence ATGATCGACATCACTCATAAATCAACAACACTGCGTGAGGCCATTGCGCAAGCCACGGTAACCGTGAGTTCCACAACGACGATCGATGTCGTACGAGCGAAGAAAGTGCCCAAGGGAGATGTGTTGGAAGCAGCAAGAATTGCCGCCTTGTTCGGTGTAAAACGCACTTCGGACATGATCCCGGATTGCCATCCATTACCCGTGGAACACACCGAGGTCAATTTTGAGGTCACGGATAGTTCCATCATCATAAACGTGAAAGTGCGCACCATATACCGCACCGGGGTTGAAGTGGAAGCCATGCATGGCGCTAGCGTAGCGGCACTAACGATCTATGATATGCTGAAGCCGATCGACAAAGGCATCACCATCGATCGCATCCGGTTGGTAGAGAAAAAAGGCGGCAAAAGTGATTGGAAGGACGATTTTGCTACACCTCGGAAAGCAGCGGTGCTGGTCTGTTCGGATCAGGTTTCTGCGGGTAAGAAGAAAGACACTGCGGGAGCGAGGCTCAAAGAGCGGTTGGAGCAATTGAACCTGAATGTTATTGAAGTCGCAACGGTTCCGGATGATACCGATCCCATCAAGGCACAAGTCCAGCAATGGGCCAAGTTGGGTGTTGACCTGATCCTTACGACCGGTGGTACAGGACTTTCTCCTAGGGATAACACCCCGGATGCGATAGCGTCGATCCTGGATCGCGAAATACCGGGAATCATGGAAACCGCACGCGCATATGGGCAGGATCGTATGCCTTTAGCTATCATGTCACGTGGTATCGCCGGAATGATCGGTCGCACGTTGGTGATCACGTTACCCGGATCAACACGCGGTGCGCAAGAGACCATGGATGCCTTGTTCCCTTTCGTTCTACACGTGCTAAAAGTGCAGGAACACGCATTCCGGCACGGGCAGTAA
- a CDS encoding T9SS type A sorting domain-containing protein yields MDTRIVRTLVLAVCAFAFATHAKADRVYIMNAIGYNSADAPLIAAIQSLGHTVDVSMMGVFTLPAGFVSTCIDSENGYDWLCFFGNVDRTALAPQVQEFIGDGGKVLLQYEVDCCTNSSLSAANIVSAVTGLAVTPNSELNIAFSGVSELPGWEAVSLLDCIDVIGSAYKCMDGLPTANALMATATLSGATPDISVCSNFGFRFLPGDLPGNNGGLIGFGDINLYYNSAGEPPNNSGTQPVNMDVVELIFATPASQCAFLPAGCLQNSVPENEVDLIGAIYPVPADDMLVVEFPRGATKEFWIFNTQGQCVRHERSNGTDRVTIAIGDLPHGLYHFRAAAANKQQDRSFMVVRGGE; encoded by the coding sequence ATGGACACTCGCATCGTACGGACCTTAGTATTGGCGGTATGCGCCTTCGCCTTTGCAACACACGCAAAAGCCGATCGTGTGTACATTATGAACGCCATCGGATATAATTCTGCGGATGCACCACTCATTGCCGCGATCCAGAGTTTAGGCCATACGGTGGATGTATCCATGATGGGTGTCTTCACTTTACCTGCTGGCTTCGTGTCTACATGCATCGACTCGGAGAACGGGTACGACTGGCTCTGTTTTTTTGGTAATGTGGACCGGACGGCACTCGCACCGCAAGTGCAGGAATTCATCGGCGATGGCGGAAAAGTGCTGTTACAATATGAGGTGGATTGTTGTACCAACTCCTCCCTGAGCGCCGCTAACATTGTAAGCGCCGTTACCGGTTTGGCGGTAACGCCGAATAGCGAACTGAACATCGCCTTTTCTGGGGTGTCGGAACTACCGGGCTGGGAAGCGGTTTCGCTGCTGGATTGCATAGACGTTATAGGTAGTGCGTACAAGTGCATGGACGGACTACCAACAGCGAATGCGCTGATGGCGACCGCTACACTTTCGGGAGCAACTCCGGACATTAGTGTTTGCAGCAATTTCGGTTTCCGGTTCCTGCCGGGGGATCTGCCCGGGAACAATGGAGGGCTGATCGGTTTCGGAGACATAAACCTGTACTACAATAGCGCGGGGGAACCGCCGAACAACAGTGGCACGCAACCGGTGAACATGGATGTGGTCGAGTTGATCTTCGCTACCCCGGCCAGCCAATGCGCATTTCTGCCAGCGGGTTGTTTGCAGAACAGTGTGCCCGAAAATGAGGTCGACCTTATCGGCGCGATCTATCCTGTACCGGCCGATGATATGCTCGTGGTGGAGTTCCCACGCGGTGCCACAAAAGAATTCTGGATCTTCAACACCCAGGGCCAATGTGTAAGGCACGAGCGGAGCAATGGGACAGACCGCGTGACCATCGCCATTGGCGACCTACCGCATGGTCTATACCATTTCCGCGCTGCGGCAGCCAACAAACAACAGGATCGGAGTTTCATGGTGGTAAGAGGGGGTGAGTGA
- a CDS encoding FkbM family methyltransferase produces the protein MLKKAIRRTLRRILPVLGIRGRHTIADRIGKWAAPDPPIEMISINGVAIEIDHRLSTCRHMYYGIYEEQFLNFLRRTLVPGDVFFDLGANIGYITAVVSGLVKDTGRVISFEPSRICYDQIMRNNPELPTNVQLRNAAIMHESGTFPFMDTPRVISSGFSVLFHERTAGTNDNVYEVETTSLDDAAEQACIDRIACMKIDIEGAEHIAIQGAKKLLSAQRVDHLLVETTNIVDQSRAENKHIVDLLVGHGYEPFLPDRKGRLQPFVIDLNCIFRHDIVWRRKSLAATGN, from the coding sequence ATGTTGAAGAAAGCGATCCGGCGAACGTTGAGGCGTATTCTTCCTGTACTAGGAATACGCGGGCGACATACCATCGCGGACCGTATCGGGAAATGGGCAGCTCCGGATCCGCCGATCGAAATGATATCGATCAATGGGGTCGCGATAGAGATCGATCATCGGTTATCGACATGCCGGCATATGTACTATGGCATTTACGAAGAACAATTCTTGAACTTTTTACGTCGCACATTGGTGCCCGGTGATGTGTTCTTCGATCTTGGTGCGAACATCGGTTACATTACGGCTGTTGTCAGCGGTCTCGTGAAAGACACGGGACGCGTAATTTCGTTCGAGCCATCGCGTATTTGCTATGACCAGATCATGCGGAACAATCCGGAATTACCAACGAATGTGCAGTTGAGAAATGCTGCGATAATGCATGAAAGTGGAACATTCCCCTTCATGGATACGCCACGGGTGATCTCAAGTGGCTTTAGTGTATTGTTCCATGAACGTACCGCGGGTACGAACGATAACGTCTATGAAGTAGAGACCACCAGCCTTGATGATGCAGCGGAACAAGCGTGCATCGATCGGATCGCGTGCATGAAGATCGATATTGAAGGGGCTGAACACATCGCGATCCAAGGCGCGAAAAAATTGCTTTCAGCGCAACGGGTTGATCACCTTTTGGTTGAAACAACGAACATCGTGGATCAAAGTCGCGCCGAGAATAAGCACATCGTGGATCTACTTGTAGGTCATGGATATGAACCCTTCTTACCTGATCGCAAAGGCCGTTTGCAACCTTTCGTGATCGACCTGAACTGTATATTCAGGCACGATATCGTATGGCGAAGAAAAAGTCTTGCAGCTACCGGAAATTGA
- a CDS encoding DNA-3-methyladenine glycosylase I, protein MERERCPWCLKDDIYKDYHDRIWGRPEHDDAKLFEKLCLDGAQAGLSWYTILIRTESYRKAFDGWDAEKIACYDEKKIMQLMKDPGIIRNRLKIQGVVKNANAYLRIKEQGSFSDHLWNYVDHTPQVNQWTSISQVPATSSISDALSKDLKKAGFSFVGSTIVYAFMQAVGMVDDHLVTCWRRNERK, encoded by the coding sequence ATGGAACGCGAACGATGCCCTTGGTGTTTGAAGGATGACATCTACAAGGATTATCATGATAGGATCTGGGGCCGCCCGGAACACGATGATGCCAAGCTCTTCGAGAAGCTCTGCTTGGATGGTGCCCAAGCCGGCCTTAGTTGGTATACCATCCTGATCCGTACGGAAAGCTATCGCAAAGCATTCGATGGTTGGGATGCAGAGAAGATCGCATGCTACGATGAGAAGAAGATCATGCAATTGATGAAGGACCCGGGTATCATCCGGAACCGGCTCAAGATCCAAGGGGTCGTTAAGAACGCAAATGCTTATCTACGGATCAAAGAACAAGGTTCGTTCAGCGATCACTTGTGGAACTACGTGGATCACACCCCACAGGTCAATCAATGGACATCAATATCTCAGGTGCCGGCCACGTCGTCGATCAGTGACGCACTGAGCAAGGACCTTAAAAAGGCCGGATTCAGTTTCGTTGGCTCTACCATTGTGTATGCGTTCATGCAAGCTGTGGGCATGGTCGATGATCATCTTGTGACATGCTGGCGCAGAAACGAACGGAAATAG
- a CDS encoding T9SS type A sorting domain-containing protein, whose product MKQIKTRKRSATFSLSLLVAAIPTLLTAQAGDLVTSYANGPGANSRISCSAVQVDGKLVIGGTFTGFAGTSRKRIARLTENGLLDTSFDPGTGASSTVNEIAMQPDGKIIIGGQFSSYNGVLQRSIARLNSDGSLDLTFISGLGFNGIVTAVDVLPSGRIMVAGWFTSYNGIPRPRIARLNSNGTLDLTFDPGVGPDAAVLCMKVATDGKVYIGGSFATISGTSRNGVARLLADGANDPTFSTGTGLNSPGYALAIQPDGKLIIGGPFTDYNGASRPRVARILETGAVDPTFKPVAGFNSWVYSLDTQPGGRILCGGDFTSYNGVSANRIALLNSDGSKDIDFLTGTGFNNWVYDTQFLPEGDIVVLGGFSSYNGTARGMVAKLESGCTEELKLTFETDAIGSQTSWQLIADGYTYPVCQGTGMADNSTVQTGCCVPSGSYKLKVFDSAGDGIANGGYVLTDRNGKRIIDNRNNFTNGSVSAIMGDQAFSTEMGTDDFLFLLKDKVDWTPSGEYLVCNANPLVSAQFGITNTTSGYEYWFFDPNGSYSFRRFLSHATNDLYGNAELRACHLRVNNWSAANHIPSGVMMNVRVRGHVAGVALPWGPACRFKIDPSAADCPSTKLVWDPTSVHFSCGVTRSLAQRVIAQPLRGANKYKFKFVNVADGYDRESVSNNYIRTLNLGAPALVPGRTYQVSVAVSYDNGVTYCPYGEACDVTIAGSMMAPPPGNPVHVLIGAEQAMALTVWPNPTTGSSINLSIDLQTELEAPLMIRVMDVSGRIVHQEQKAVQGTIYYSTMDFQEQLSYGTYFIEATSGEYRTTQRFMVAY is encoded by the coding sequence ATGAAACAGATCAAAACCCGTAAAAGGTCTGCGACGTTCTCTCTCTCCCTCCTTGTCGCCGCCATTCCAACGTTATTAACTGCTCAGGCAGGTGACCTTGTCACCTCCTATGCCAACGGCCCCGGTGCCAATAGCCGGATATCATGTTCTGCCGTTCAGGTTGATGGCAAGCTTGTGATCGGTGGCACATTCACCGGGTTCGCTGGCACATCGCGTAAACGCATCGCACGCTTGACCGAAAATGGCCTTTTGGATACCTCGTTCGATCCTGGTACTGGGGCCTCCAGTACGGTCAACGAGATCGCCATGCAGCCCGATGGCAAGATCATTATTGGTGGTCAGTTCTCAAGCTACAATGGCGTTCTACAGCGGAGCATTGCACGATTGAACTCCGATGGATCCTTGGACCTGACGTTCATTTCAGGCTTGGGATTCAACGGGATCGTAACGGCCGTCGATGTATTGCCGTCGGGTAGGATCATGGTTGCAGGATGGTTCACGTCATACAATGGCATACCACGCCCAAGGATAGCACGATTGAATTCGAACGGGACGTTGGATCTGACCTTCGATCCAGGTGTTGGACCCGATGCTGCTGTGCTCTGCATGAAAGTGGCCACGGACGGTAAAGTGTATATCGGAGGCTCATTTGCTACAATCTCCGGTACCTCACGTAATGGAGTTGCGCGTTTATTGGCCGATGGCGCCAACGATCCAACTTTCAGTACCGGCACAGGTCTTAATTCTCCAGGCTACGCACTCGCTATCCAACCTGATGGTAAGTTGATCATTGGTGGTCCGTTCACGGATTACAACGGAGCAAGCCGCCCCAGAGTAGCTCGCATCCTTGAGACGGGTGCCGTGGATCCGACATTCAAGCCTGTAGCTGGGTTCAATAGTTGGGTATATTCCTTGGATACACAACCGGGTGGTAGAATTCTATGTGGTGGAGATTTTACATCATACAATGGCGTTAGCGCGAACCGTATCGCACTATTGAATAGTGACGGTTCAAAGGACATTGATTTTCTGACTGGCACCGGGTTCAATAACTGGGTGTACGACACGCAATTCCTACCCGAAGGGGATATCGTTGTGTTAGGTGGATTCAGCAGTTACAACGGAACTGCCAGGGGCATGGTAGCGAAACTTGAATCCGGTTGTACGGAAGAGTTGAAATTGACGTTCGAGACGGACGCGATCGGATCGCAGACATCCTGGCAATTGATCGCCGATGGTTATACATATCCGGTGTGTCAAGGAACTGGCATGGCCGATAATTCCACCGTCCAGACCGGCTGTTGTGTGCCATCTGGATCTTATAAGCTGAAGGTGTTCGACAGTGCCGGTGATGGCATCGCGAATGGAGGATATGTACTAACCGATCGTAACGGAAAGCGGATCATAGACAACCGCAACAACTTCACGAACGGATCGGTGAGTGCGATCATGGGTGATCAGGCTTTCTCCACCGAAATGGGTACGGATGACTTTCTCTTCTTATTGAAGGACAAGGTGGATTGGACACCATCCGGTGAGTATCTTGTTTGCAATGCGAACCCATTGGTTTCCGCACAATTTGGCATCACCAACACCACAAGTGGATATGAGTATTGGTTCTTTGATCCCAATGGCAGTTATTCGTTCCGTCGATTCCTGAGTCATGCGACCAATGACCTATACGGCAATGCAGAACTACGTGCATGCCATCTGCGCGTGAACAACTGGAGTGCTGCCAACCATATTCCAAGTGGCGTAATGATGAATGTAAGGGTTCGTGGTCATGTAGCTGGCGTTGCTTTACCGTGGGGTCCAGCATGTCGGTTCAAGATCGATCCAAGTGCAGCGGATTGTCCTTCCACTAAATTGGTCTGGGATCCTACAAGCGTCCATTTTTCATGCGGCGTTACACGGTCATTGGCTCAGCGCGTGATCGCACAACCATTGCGTGGTGCGAACAAATACAAGTTCAAGTTCGTGAACGTAGCAGATGGCTATGACCGGGAATCGGTCTCGAACAACTACATCCGCACATTGAATTTGGGAGCTCCAGCTCTTGTCCCAGGTCGCACCTATCAGGTCAGTGTAGCGGTAAGCTATGATAACGGAGTTACGTATTGTCCGTATGGCGAAGCATGTGATGTTACCATTGCCGGTTCCATGATGGCACCGCCTCCGGGGAACCCGGTACATGTTCTGATCGGAGCAGAACAGGCCATGGCGTTGACCGTTTGGCCGAACCCGACTACTGGTTCATCGATCAACTTGAGCATTGACCTTCAGACCGAGTTGGAAGCACCGTTGATGATCCGTGTAATGGATGTAAGTGGTCGCATCGTGCATCAGGAACAGAAAGCAGTGCAGGGAACGATCTACTATTCCACGATGGACTTTCAGGAGCAACTTTCGTACGGAACGTATTTCATCGAAGCGACCTCCGGTGAATATCGGACCACACAACGGTTCATGGTCGCCTATTGA
- a CDS encoding MoaD/ThiS family protein produces the protein MQVLLFGMIAERAEVGTLELNAKNMEELRDQLGTRINGLNDLSYSIAVDRSIVHGEMELSGDEEIAVLPPFAGG, from the coding sequence ATGCAAGTATTGTTGTTCGGTATGATAGCGGAACGTGCGGAGGTGGGAACACTTGAACTGAACGCGAAGAACATGGAAGAGCTCCGTGATCAACTGGGAACACGCATCAATGGGCTGAACGACCTGAGCTATAGCATTGCGGTCGATCGTTCCATCGTGCATGGTGAAATGGAACTTTCAGGTGATGAAGAGATCGCGGTACTACCGCCATTCGCAGGAGGATGA
- a CDS encoding Mrr restriction system protein: MKRWWRSRHLIAICYFKVLKACYDRLAHRHDLMVATIHALVALGGSGSIEEIRERVIELLAVPDEVANLPYTTKRGNVDGRTELEYNLAWARTYLGQMGYLENSSRGVWSLTANAADPNAIMDLRFKKELKGTISDLQKQNDWKQDLLKLLCETMHPSAFERLVQRMLRETGFVQVEVTGRTGDGGIDGKGIAKINGILSFHVVFQCKRYAGSVGSAEIRNFRGAMQGRADKGLFITTGYFTREAIREAVRDGASAIDLVNGDKLAEKLKTLGLGVKVDYIESITLQPEWFKTI; this comes from the coding sequence ATGAAGCGTTGGTGGAGATCTCGCCATCTCATTGCCATCTGTTACTTTAAGGTCCTAAAAGCGTGCTATGACCGCCTTGCTCACAGACACGATTTGATGGTTGCTACCATCCATGCACTCGTTGCATTGGGCGGATCCGGATCGATTGAAGAAATACGAGAAAGGGTGATTGAGTTATTGGCCGTTCCGGACGAAGTGGCCAACCTACCTTATACGACAAAACGCGGGAATGTAGATGGCCGAACAGAGTTGGAGTACAACTTGGCCTGGGCACGCACCTATCTGGGACAGATGGGATATTTGGAAAATTCGTCGCGAGGAGTTTGGAGCTTGACAGCGAATGCAGCAGATCCAAATGCGATTATGGACCTGCGCTTCAAGAAAGAACTTAAAGGCACCATTAGTGACCTACAAAAGCAAAACGATTGGAAACAAGATCTACTGAAGCTCCTGTGCGAAACCATGCACCCATCGGCCTTTGAACGTTTAGTGCAGCGTATGCTTCGTGAAACCGGCTTTGTTCAAGTCGAAGTGACCGGTCGCACCGGTGATGGCGGTATCGATGGTAAGGGAATTGCAAAGATCAACGGCATCCTAAGCTTCCATGTGGTGTTCCAATGCAAACGCTACGCAGGGTCAGTAGGTTCAGCGGAGATCCGCAATTTTCGAGGGGCCATGCAAGGTCGTGCAGACAAGGGTCTTTTCATCACGACTGGTTACTTCACTCGCGAGGCGATCCGTGAAGCTGTACGAGATGGCGCAAGTGCGATCGATCTTGTAAATGGAGATAAGCTTGCCGAGAAACTAAAGACCCTAGGGCTTGGGGTGAAAGTAGATTACATTGAAAGTATCACGCTTCAACCTGAATGGTTCAAGACAATTTGA
- a CDS encoding molybdenum cofactor biosynthesis protein MoaE has protein sequence MKEKSTHRKHDIFIEGAIDPGFISESISKHATRMDIGAHEIFLGQIRAYMDAGSGMDRPANTVTAIEYTAYKDMALERMTAIREDAFDRWPTITCLHVYHSLGRIPAGKLCFMVFASAPHRRQAREAVAFVVDAVKKELPIFGRELFDDDAHKWKTNRS, from the coding sequence ATGAAAGAGAAGAGCACACATCGGAAGCATGACATTTTTATTGAAGGAGCCATCGATCCAGGCTTCATCTCAGAAAGTATCTCGAAGCATGCAACGCGCATGGATATCGGCGCGCATGAAATTTTTCTAGGTCAGATCCGTGCGTATATGGATGCAGGTTCTGGTATGGATCGACCAGCGAATACGGTCACGGCGATCGAGTATACCGCATACAAGGACATGGCATTGGAGCGCATGACCGCGATCCGCGAAGATGCGTTCGATCGGTGGCCGACAATAACTTGTTTGCATGTGTACCACAGCCTGGGAAGGATCCCCGCTGGGAAATTATGTTTCATGGTATTTGCCAGTGCACCCCATCGTCGGCAAGCGCGTGAAGCGGTCGCTTTCGTTGTTGATGCGGTGAAGAAGGAACTACCGATCTTCGGTCGCGAATTGTTCGATGATGATGCGCACAAGTGGAAAACGAATCGTTCATGA
- a CDS encoding DUF2461 domain-containing protein, which produces MPDKLPRIAPASFNFLRDLEKNNDRDWFTGNKDKYDTARTNVITVADALIERLRTHDSIATEDGKKCLYRIYNDTRFHKDKPPYKTWFGGSIGRVKPALRGGYYFRLKPDASFIACGFFAPEPADLKRIRIDIDQDLNAWRKLLKAKKLSDTFGDILGDGVKTAPKGYAQDHPGIDLLRMKQFLFRRALTNKEVLAQDLVERMDEIYRAIRPFFDHMSEVLTTDVNGVSLLRSPRKR; this is translated from the coding sequence ATGCCTGATAAACTCCCCCGCATCGCACCAGCATCCTTTAACTTCTTGCGTGATCTCGAGAAAAACAACGACCGCGATTGGTTCACAGGAAACAAAGACAAATACGACACCGCGCGGACGAATGTGATCACGGTGGCCGATGCGTTGATCGAACGGTTACGCACTCACGATAGCATTGCTACTGAGGACGGGAAGAAATGCCTTTACCGCATTTATAACGACACCCGTTTCCACAAGGACAAGCCACCGTATAAGACCTGGTTCGGCGGCAGTATTGGTCGCGTTAAACCTGCACTGCGCGGTGGGTATTACTTCCGCCTTAAGCCAGATGCATCATTTATTGCTTGCGGTTTTTTCGCACCGGAACCTGCCGATCTGAAACGCATCCGGATCGATATCGACCAGGACCTGAATGCATGGCGAAAATTGCTTAAGGCCAAAAAGCTGAGCGATACGTTCGGAGACATACTGGGCGACGGCGTGAAGACCGCACCGAAGGGTTACGCACAGGATCATCCCGGTATCGATCTGTTGCGTATGAAGCAATTCCTGTTCCGGCGAGCATTGACCAACAAAGAGGTATTAGCGCAGGATCTTGTAGAGCGCATGGATGAGATCTATAGAGCGATCCGTCCCTTCTTCGATCATATGAGCGAAGTGCTTACTACGGACGTGAATGGTGTTAGTTTGTTGCGAAGTCCAAGGAAGCGCTGA
- the fdhD gene encoding formate dehydrogenase accessory sulfurtransferase FdhD, producing MRTPVHTVQLLRTEGSSAMPSTDLVVVEEPLEIRLGHGPEHDRSEFRLSVTMRTPGHDEELALGFLLTEGLIESAIEVIRVVVCQNVKEEEKGNVVRVELHPDVDLDPKKWQRNFYTTSSCGVCGKSSIDSVFTTCRIPMVPFEEPAADLIVQLPVTMRKAQFAFKHTGGLHAAALFNTEGELLLLREDVGRHNAVDKIAGAMAQLKITGEKKILLVSGRAGFELVQKCVMMAIPVMVSVGAPSSLSVSLADKSGLRLIGFLRGDRYNTYAPIG from the coding sequence ATGAGGACTCCCGTACATACTGTTCAACTGTTGCGCACCGAGGGGAGCAGCGCAATGCCGTCCACTGATCTTGTCGTAGTGGAAGAACCGTTGGAGATCCGTTTGGGCCATGGACCGGAACATGACCGTTCGGAATTCCGGTTAAGCGTTACCATGCGCACACCAGGACATGATGAAGAGCTGGCACTCGGTTTTCTGTTGACCGAAGGGCTGATCGAGAGTGCCATTGAAGTGATCCGAGTGGTGGTGTGCCAGAACGTGAAAGAAGAAGAGAAAGGGAATGTGGTGCGGGTGGAACTGCATCCGGATGTGGATCTGGATCCGAAGAAATGGCAACGTAATTTCTATACCACGAGCAGCTGTGGTGTATGCGGAAAGAGTAGTATCGATAGCGTGTTCACGACTTGCAGGATCCCGATGGTCCCTTTCGAGGAACCTGCTGCGGATCTGATCGTTCAATTGCCGGTCACCATGCGGAAGGCACAGTTCGCATTCAAGCATACAGGTGGCCTTCATGCGGCTGCGCTTTTCAATACCGAAGGTGAGTTGCTTTTGCTTCGCGAGGATGTTGGTCGCCACAATGCCGTGGATAAGATCGCGGGTGCCATGGCACAATTGAAGATCACCGGAGAAAAAAAGATCCTGCTCGTAAGTGGCCGTGCAGGATTCGAGCTTGTTCAGAAATGCGTGATGATGGCAATTCCCGTCATGGTCTCGGTTGGGGCACCCAGTTCGCTTTCCGTTTCACTTGCTGATAAAAGTGGCTTGCGATTGATCGGGTTCCTGCGCGGCGATCGGTACAATACCTATGCGCCGATCGGTTGA
- the moaA gene encoding GTP 3',8-cyclase MoaA: MPSRTKPLIDTHDRLHRSLRLSIVDKCDLRCTYCMPEDQVFLKRKELMTLEELGTIARIFVEQFGITKIRITGGEPLVRPDVVEIVRDLSTLPVQLGLTTNAHTLHHHLDGLIAGGLKSINISLDTFHVDRFKQITRRDGFQRVWNNIQAALKKGLRVKVNMVVMRGVNEDELVRFVELTRDHDVHVRFIEFMPFAGNHWGRERVFTYAEMLERIGISYPFEKLNDDPHSTAKSYRVPNWPGTFAVISTVTEPFCGTCDRLRITAEGKMRNCLFSREETDLLKAMRSGADLGPLIEANVLAKHKMLGGLPPFKAASETEVLNHLSARPMVSIGG, encoded by the coding sequence ATGCCAAGCCGTACAAAACCACTGATCGACACTCATGATCGCTTGCACAGGAGCTTGCGGTTGAGTATCGTGGATAAGTGCGACCTGCGCTGCACGTATTGCATGCCTGAAGACCAGGTCTTCCTGAAGCGCAAGGAGCTTATGACCCTGGAAGAGCTCGGCACAATCGCTCGCATTTTCGTAGAACAGTTCGGTATTACCAAGATCCGGATCACCGGTGGAGAACCACTTGTTAGACCGGATGTTGTTGAAATTGTCCGAGATCTTTCAACGCTCCCGGTCCAATTGGGGCTTACCACGAATGCTCATACGTTGCACCATCATCTGGATGGTCTTATTGCTGGTGGGTTGAAGAGCATCAATATCAGTCTGGATACGTTCCATGTGGATCGGTTCAAGCAGATCACAAGGCGTGATGGCTTCCAGCGGGTATGGAACAATATCCAAGCGGCCCTAAAGAAAGGTCTTCGCGTAAAAGTGAACATGGTGGTCATGCGTGGGGTCAATGAGGACGAATTGGTACGTTTCGTGGAACTGACCCGCGACCATGATGTGCATGTCCGTTTCATTGAGTTCATGCCCTTTGCTGGAAATCATTGGGGGCGTGAACGTGTATTCACCTACGCTGAAATGTTGGAGCGCATTGGCATTTCCTATCCATTCGAGAAATTGAATGACGACCCGCACAGCACAGCAAAATCATACAGAGTGCCGAACTGGCCAGGAACGTTCGCAGTGATCAGCACGGTAACGGAACCGTTCTGCGGCACATGTGATCGGTTGCGCATTACTGCGGAAGGCAAAATGCGCAATTGTTTATTCTCGCGAGAAGAAACCGACCTGTTGAAAGCCATGCGCAGTGGAGCAGACCTTGGCCCGTTGATCGAAGCAAATGTATTGGCGAAGCATAAGATGCTCGGCGGGTTACCACCTTTCAAGGCCGCTTCCGAAACGGAGGTATTGAACCACCTAAGTGCTCGGCCAATGGTGAGCATTGGTGGGTGA